A genomic window from Mesorhizobium sp. 131-2-1 includes:
- a CDS encoding CmpA/NrtA family ABC transporter substrate-binding protein: MAAAHQITAGFMPLFDSAVLVVAGELGFAAREGVELTLHRETSWANIRDRIAIGHFHLAHMLGPMPLACNLGLTPLASETIVPFSLGLGGNCVTVSNTVWEGMAEHGAAPDLEPARAGAALGAFIRERAATGSDPLRFAVVHPHSGHNYELRYWLATCGIDPERDIEIVIVPPPFMADALAAGRIDGYCVGEPWNSASVAAGTGHIVTVKALLWRNSPEKVIGVRKAWAEENPEALAALLRALHHSARWCQDPKNHAELAALMAGQGFLGLPPAVQMPILTGRLRLGGDAERAIEDFFVPFDKAANFPWKSHALWFYTQMVRWGHVAHTPENLAIAWNCYRPDLYRSALKPLGVALPGANAKVEGALKAATPVGSAGASLVLGPDGFFDGQIFDPDEIDAYIAGQKHAGSLAQ, translated from the coding sequence ATGGCCGCTGCGCATCAGATCACCGCCGGCTTCATGCCGCTCTTCGACAGCGCCGTGCTGGTGGTGGCCGGCGAGCTGGGTTTTGCCGCGCGCGAGGGCGTCGAGCTGACGCTGCACCGCGAGACCTCCTGGGCCAACATCCGCGACCGCATCGCCATCGGCCATTTCCATCTGGCGCATATGCTGGGGCCGATGCCGCTCGCCTGCAATCTCGGCCTGACGCCGTTGGCCTCCGAGACGATCGTGCCGTTCTCGCTCGGCCTCGGCGGCAACTGCGTCACCGTCTCCAACACTGTCTGGGAGGGCATGGCCGAGCATGGTGCTGCGCCCGATCTCGAGCCCGCGCGGGCCGGTGCAGCCCTCGGTGCCTTCATCCGCGAGCGGGCGGCCACGGGCAGCGACCCGCTGCGCTTCGCTGTCGTGCATCCGCATTCCGGGCATAATTACGAGCTGCGCTACTGGCTCGCCACCTGCGGCATCGATCCGGAACGCGACATCGAGATCGTCATTGTGCCGCCGCCCTTTATGGCCGACGCGCTCGCCGCCGGCCGCATCGACGGCTATTGCGTCGGCGAGCCCTGGAACAGCGCCTCGGTTGCCGCCGGCACCGGCCACATCGTCACCGTAAAGGCGCTGCTCTGGCGCAACAGCCCGGAGAAGGTCATCGGTGTGCGCAAGGCCTGGGCCGAGGAGAACCCGGAGGCGCTGGCGGCGCTGTTGCGCGCGTTGCATCATTCGGCGCGCTGGTGCCAGGACCCGAAGAACCATGCGGAACTGGCGGCGCTGATGGCGGGGCAGGGCTTCCTTGGCCTGCCGCCGGCGGTACAGATGCCGATCCTGACCGGACGGCTGAGGCTTGGCGGCGACGCCGAGCGGGCGATCGAGGATTTCTTCGTGCCCTTCGACAAGGCGGCGAACTTTCCGTGGAAGAGCCATGCGCTGTGGTTCTACACGCAGATGGTGCGCTGGGGTCATGTCGCGCACACGCCGGAGAACCTCGCCATCGCCTGGAACTGCTACAGGCCCGACCTCTACCGCTCGGCGCTAAAACCGCTCGGCGTGGCGCTGCCCGGCGCCAACGCCAAGGTCGAGGGCGCGCTGAAGGCCGCGACCCCGGTCGGTTCGGCGGGCGCAAGCCTGGTGCTCGGTCCCGATGGCTTCTTCGACGGCCAGATCTTCGATCCCGACGAGATCGACGCCTATATCGCCGGGCAGAAACACGCTGGTTCCTTGGCGCAGTAG
- a CDS encoding ANTAR domain-containing response regulator — MVRSSLAVLVIDENRIRASIIEAGLREAGHEHVTVIHDVTGIARRIAEIEPDVIVIDLENPNRDMLENMFQLSRAVKRPIAMFVDRSDQASIEAAVDAGVSAYVVDGLRQERVKSILDMAVSRFNAFSRMARELEEARSELESRKVIDRAKGILMKSRGLSEEAAYTLLRKTAMNQNRKISDIAQSLVTAAGLLGPLEDE, encoded by the coding sequence ATGGTCCGCTCTTCACTCGCCGTCCTTGTGATCGACGAAAACCGCATCCGTGCCTCGATCATCGAGGCCGGGCTGCGGGAGGCCGGGCATGAGCACGTCACCGTCATCCATGACGTCACCGGCATTGCGCGCCGCATTGCCGAGATCGAGCCTGACGTCATCGTCATCGATCTCGAAAATCCCAACCGCGACATGCTGGAAAACATGTTCCAGCTGTCGCGCGCGGTGAAGCGGCCGATCGCCATGTTCGTCGACCGCTCCGACCAGGCCTCGATCGAGGCGGCGGTCGATGCCGGCGTGTCGGCCTATGTCGTCGACGGTCTCAGACAAGAGCGCGTCAAGTCGATCCTCGACATGGCGGTGAGCCGCTTCAACGCCTTCTCGCGCATGGCGCGCGAGTTGGAGGAGGCGCGCAGCGAGCTGGAGAGCCGCAAGGTCATCGACCGCGCCAAGGGCATCTTGATGAAGTCGCGCGGCTTGAGCGAAGAGGCGGCCTACACGCTGCTGCGCAAGACGGCGATGAACCAGAACCGCAAGATCAGCGACATCGCCCAGAGCCTGGTGACCGCCGCCGGGCTGCTCGGGCCGCTGGAGGACGAATGA
- a CDS encoding adenylate/guanylate cyclase domain-containing protein — MDQERVLAAVLLADVVGSTPLYERFGDDAALQQVSDCLDAMRAIVAQHGGDFIYSKGDDVLSLFESPEMALRAVCQISQQLTKGPLSARIGLHFGAVIRARAAVFGDVVNVTARLSSTANPGEVLISQSFFEALTAGSRSALRLLDKMAFKGKQELFDVYTLRSDEGALSTPIASQGTIIDRRFAPTPRINLVIRYGDQVRSCRNNELVTIGRSPECDIVVERPWVSRHHATFTISNGKARLVERSSSGTFVSMGPGHEVFVRREDIVLFGSGFISPGLRSSLGDAQLLHYEIVSD, encoded by the coding sequence ATGGATCAGGAAAGAGTTCTGGCCGCAGTCCTTTTGGCTGATGTCGTGGGCAGCACGCCCCTCTATGAGCGCTTCGGCGACGATGCCGCACTGCAGCAGGTTTCGGATTGCCTGGACGCAATGCGAGCGATCGTCGCCCAGCACGGCGGTGATTTCATTTACTCGAAGGGTGATGACGTACTTAGCCTGTTCGAGAGCCCGGAGATGGCGCTGAGGGCCGTCTGCCAAATCAGCCAACAATTGACGAAAGGGCCGTTGAGCGCCCGTATCGGATTGCATTTCGGGGCGGTCATTCGCGCGCGGGCCGCGGTATTCGGCGACGTCGTCAACGTCACCGCCAGGTTGTCCAGCACGGCCAACCCCGGGGAGGTGCTGATCAGCCAGAGTTTCTTCGAAGCCCTTACCGCGGGGAGCCGCAGTGCCTTGCGGCTCCTCGACAAAATGGCTTTCAAGGGGAAGCAAGAGCTCTTCGATGTCTATACCCTGAGGAGCGACGAGGGTGCCCTCAGTACGCCCATCGCGAGCCAGGGCACCATTATCGATAGGCGCTTCGCCCCAACGCCGCGGATCAATCTGGTCATCCGCTATGGAGATCAGGTGCGATCCTGTCGAAACAACGAACTGGTGACGATCGGCCGCTCTCCGGAATGCGATATTGTCGTCGAGCGGCCCTGGGTCTCAAGGCACCACGCCACCTTCACCATTTCGAATGGCAAGGCCCGGCTTGTCGAGCGAAGCTCGTCGGGCACGTTTGTGTCGATGGGGCCCGGCCATGAAGTATTCGTTCGCCGCGAAGATATTGTCCTCTTCGGCTCCGGCTTCATCTCGCCTGGACTGAGGTCGTCCCTCGGCGACGCCCAGCTCCTTCACTACGAAATTGTCTCAGACTGA
- a CDS encoding tetratricopeptide repeat protein codes for MKRLTGEGSGLFGLAVLMILLALCVPASATGNDFDTCTNRDAEASQRIAACTHIMADDKQSYRSHVIAYSMRVNALASIGDYDRAIADYDQAIVFEPEDARAFDNRGWVWSHKKDYDRAIADYSQAISIDPKSHTYFKRGLAWLRKAEADRAIADFNQAIELDPDFALAYSSRGFAWTVKGDNGHAIADGNKAVLLDPNSDISYASRGSTWLYKRDYDRAIADFDQAIGLNPKLSSAYGDRGYAWWHKGDDDRAIADYNQAILQDPKDAEVFNDRAIVGY; via the coding sequence ATGAAGCGGTTGACTGGGGAGGGTTCCGGTCTGTTCGGGCTGGCCGTTCTCATGATTCTGCTGGCGCTTTGTGTTCCCGCATCTGCCACGGGCAACGACTTCGACACCTGTACCAATCGCGATGCCGAAGCCTCACAGCGGATCGCGGCTTGCACGCATATCATGGCGGACGACAAGCAATCCTATCGCAGCCATGTCATTGCCTATTCCATGCGCGTGAACGCGCTGGCCTCCATCGGCGACTACGACCGCGCTATAGCGGACTACGATCAGGCCATCGTCTTTGAGCCGGAAGACGCCCGCGCTTTCGACAACCGCGGGTGGGTCTGGAGCCATAAGAAGGACTACGATCGTGCCATCGCCGATTACAGCCAGGCGATAAGCATCGATCCGAAGTCCCATACCTACTTCAAGCGCGGCCTGGCCTGGTTGCGGAAAGCTGAAGCCGATCGAGCCATCGCGGACTTCAATCAGGCGATAGAACTCGATCCCGATTTCGCCTTGGCCTATTCCAGCCGGGGCTTCGCCTGGACGGTAAAAGGCGACAATGGCCACGCCATCGCTGACGGTAACAAGGCTGTTCTCCTGGACCCAAACAGCGACATAAGCTACGCCAGCCGGGGTTCCACCTGGCTTTACAAAAGAGACTATGACCGCGCCATCGCCGACTTCGATCAGGCCATCGGCCTCAATCCAAAGCTTTCTTCCGCCTACGGCGACCGGGGCTATGCCTGGTGGCACAAGGGCGATGACGACCGCGCGATAGCCGACTACAACCAAGCCATTCTGCAGGACCCGAAGGACGCTGAAGTGTTCAACGACCGGGCGATAGTGGGGTACTAA
- a CDS encoding TubC N-terminal docking domain-related protein: MMDVSTLLTILRSRKVNLWVEGSRLRCSAPVGAIDAELKSALVDQKDEIIALLQADTPPGRLAEAPPARSEQPASSTLQTICREVAAPVPVAPERMTQFVNELRSCSFDLASCAKRLGVFPRLGVNFWASMRPDWVARANDPIDNLISLFIDGRQVNANLVAKQLTSRFVDTALDMGLLTDCGDGVLQANVCLFPCYGSYIVTDHAAKNSAINQVMWLWGESFVLGGLVKRSPRRRAVDLGTGSGIHAILAADHCSSVIGADVNPRAVEFATFNAMLNGKSNAQFILSDLFKSIEGTCDLLLANPPYAPDSAAQPGDNFWSGGLQGTDLLRKIVESLPAKLDPDGTAHLIALYPNPPATKIRDHFDMWLGGKIGDWDVLDHTWPVPHYEDLFSLQPYQGDKSAWRFGVVSLRRSASGNGWWKEGAGGGLFFGTDGRCNLVADHDGH; this comes from the coding sequence ATGATGGACGTCAGCACGCTTCTAACAATTCTACGCAGCCGCAAGGTGAACCTGTGGGTAGAAGGGTCCCGGCTTAGATGCAGTGCTCCTGTGGGTGCAATCGACGCGGAATTGAAATCGGCACTTGTCGATCAGAAAGATGAGATAATTGCCCTTCTGCAAGCGGATACGCCGCCAGGTCGTTTGGCTGAAGCGCCGCCAGCCAGATCCGAACAGCCAGCAAGCTCGACACTGCAGACGATTTGTCGCGAAGTTGCTGCACCGGTCCCGGTGGCACCTGAACGAATGACGCAATTTGTGAACGAATTGCGCAGTTGCAGTTTTGACCTCGCCAGTTGCGCAAAGCGACTGGGGGTTTTTCCTCGCCTAGGGGTTAATTTCTGGGCCTCGATGAGACCCGACTGGGTCGCTCGTGCAAACGATCCCATCGACAATCTTATTTCGCTCTTTATTGATGGCCGTCAGGTCAACGCGAACCTCGTTGCCAAACAGCTTACGTCGAGGTTCGTCGATACAGCGCTTGATATGGGCCTCCTGACCGACTGTGGGGACGGAGTCCTGCAAGCGAACGTGTGTCTATTTCCTTGCTACGGCAGCTACATTGTAACGGACCATGCTGCCAAGAATTCCGCAATCAATCAGGTCATGTGGTTATGGGGAGAGAGCTTTGTCCTCGGCGGCTTGGTAAAAAGAAGTCCACGACGGCGGGCAGTCGATTTGGGGACAGGATCCGGTATTCACGCGATACTGGCGGCAGATCATTGTTCGTCGGTAATCGGTGCTGACGTCAATCCGCGCGCCGTTGAATTTGCAACGTTCAATGCAATGCTTAACGGTAAAAGCAACGCACAGTTCATTTTAAGCGATTTGTTCAAATCAATCGAGGGAACATGCGATCTCCTCTTGGCCAATCCTCCTTACGCTCCTGACAGTGCAGCGCAACCAGGAGACAATTTCTGGAGCGGCGGACTGCAAGGGACCGACCTGCTTCGAAAAATTGTCGAATCGCTGCCTGCCAAGCTCGATCCTGACGGAACAGCACATCTAATTGCCCTCTATCCGAATCCGCCCGCCACAAAGATTCGAGATCATTTTGATATGTGGCTTGGTGGGAAGATAGGCGACTGGGATGTGCTGGATCACACCTGGCCGGTGCCGCACTACGAAGATTTGTTCTCCTTGCAGCCCTACCAGGGCGACAAGAGCGCGTGGCGTTTCGGCGTGGTCAGTCTGCGTCGCTCTGCGTCCGGAAATGGTTGGTGGAAAGAGGGGGCCGGCGGAGGTTTGTTTTTCGGGACGGATGGACGCTGCAACTTGGTTGCCGATCACGACGGCCACTGA
- a CDS encoding aldehyde dehydrogenase family protein, which translates to MSHNLQFYIDGAWVDPVVPNNFDVIDPSTEDAFAQISLGTKADVDKAVAAAKRAFNTFGFTSVEERLDILNRVIEIYKKRSKDLALAVSREMGAPRQMALDSQVGVGQAHLEKMAEVLKSFQFRHVKGSSLIVKEPIGVVGLITPWNWPLNQITCKVGPALAAGCTMVLKPSEIAPLDAIIFAEIIDEAGVPKGVFNLVNGDGPTVGQALASHPDVDMMSFTGSTRAGILVAKAAADTVKRVHQELGGKSANILFPDVDLAKAVTKGVAGCFGNSGQSCNAPTRMFVPRDRHDEAAAYAKTAAEKFTVGPADAPGSKLGPVVSQLQFDKIQDLIQSGIDEGATLVAGGPGRPAELNRGYYVRPTVFADVTHDMRIAREEIFGPVLAIMPYDTVEQAIEQANDTVFGLASYIQAKDIEKARQAAARMRSGNVYINYPTWDAGLPFGGYKQSGNGREYAEYGLEDFLEIKGIAGYEAAE; encoded by the coding sequence ATGTCGCACAATCTGCAGTTCTACATCGACGGCGCGTGGGTCGATCCGGTGGTGCCGAACAATTTCGACGTCATCGATCCTTCGACCGAGGACGCCTTCGCGCAGATTTCGCTGGGCACCAAAGCCGATGTCGACAAGGCGGTGGCTGCGGCCAAGCGCGCCTTCAATACATTCGGCTTCACCTCGGTCGAGGAGCGCCTCGACATCCTCAACCGCGTCATCGAAATCTACAAGAAGCGCAGCAAGGACCTGGCGCTGGCCGTCTCGCGCGAGATGGGCGCGCCGCGTCAGATGGCGCTCGACAGCCAGGTCGGCGTCGGCCAGGCGCATCTGGAGAAGATGGCGGAGGTGCTGAAGAGTTTTCAGTTCCGCCACGTCAAAGGCTCGTCGCTGATCGTCAAGGAGCCGATCGGCGTCGTCGGCCTGATCACGCCGTGGAACTGGCCGCTGAACCAGATCACCTGCAAGGTCGGCCCGGCACTCGCCGCCGGCTGCACCATGGTGCTGAAACCCAGCGAGATCGCGCCGCTCGACGCCATCATCTTTGCCGAGATCATCGACGAGGCCGGCGTGCCGAAGGGCGTCTTCAACCTCGTCAATGGCGACGGCCCGACCGTCGGCCAGGCGCTGGCCAGCCATCCCGATGTCGACATGATGTCCTTCACCGGCTCGACCCGCGCCGGCATCCTCGTCGCCAAGGCCGCCGCCGATACGGTCAAGCGCGTGCATCAGGAGCTTGGCGGCAAGTCGGCCAACATCCTGTTCCCCGATGTCGACCTCGCCAAGGCCGTCACCAAGGGCGTCGCCGGCTGCTTCGGCAACAGCGGCCAGTCCTGCAACGCGCCGACGCGCATGTTCGTGCCGCGCGACCGTCACGACGAGGCGGCCGCCTATGCTAAAACGGCGGCCGAAAAATTCACCGTCGGTCCGGCCGATGCGCCGGGTTCAAAACTCGGCCCGGTGGTCAGCCAGCTCCAGTTCGACAAGATCCAGGATCTGATCCAGAGCGGCATCGACGAAGGCGCCACGCTGGTCGCCGGCGGCCCCGGCCGCCCGGCCGAGCTCAACCGCGGCTACTATGTCCGCCCGACCGTCTTCGCCGACGTCACCCACGACATGCGCATCGCCCGCGAAGAGATTTTTGGGCCGGTGCTGGCGATCATGCCCTACGACACGGTCGAGCAGGCAATCGAGCAGGCCAACGACACCGTCTTCGGCCTTGCCTCCTACATCCAGGCCAAGGACATCGAGAAGGCGCGCCAGGCAGCCGCCCGCATGCGCTCCGGCAACGTCTACATCAACTACCCGACCTGGGACGCCGGCCTGCCCTTCGGTGGCTACAAGCAATCCGGCAACGGCCGTGAATACGCCGAATACGGACTGGAGGATTTTTTGGAGATCAAGGGCATCGCTGGGTACGAGGCGGCGGAGTAG
- a CDS encoding YeiH family protein, protein MSFLPATANDLPSSLTSANPGSSSPALASLSAGIVPGLVLVAMITSVAYSARNVSGFALFSPMILAVVAGMIYSNVLGTPAHAKAGIAFSQRRLLRFAIVLLGFQLTLGQVAAIGVGGVGIIAATLGATFVFTVTLGRLIGVDRKLAQLIAAGTSICGASAIVATNIVTDARDEDVTYAVAAITLFGTIAMLGYPLLAPVLGLDQHAFGLWAGASIHEVAQVIGAGFQDGAQAGETATVAKLTRVAMLAPMVIALGLMARRGNADSSAAKPPMPWFVVAFVAVVALNSLVTMPAAVHSAIALATQIMLTMGLAAMGLQADISQIRSRGLRPLALAFSAFVFIAAFSLTLVKFA, encoded by the coding sequence TTGTCTTTCCTGCCCGCCACCGCGAACGATCTTCCAAGCAGCCTGACTTCGGCCAATCCCGGAAGCAGCAGCCCTGCCCTCGCCTCGCTTTCGGCCGGCATCGTGCCGGGGCTCGTCCTGGTGGCGATGATCACCAGCGTTGCCTATTCGGCCCGCAATGTCTCCGGCTTCGCGCTGTTCAGCCCGATGATCCTCGCGGTCGTCGCCGGCATGATCTATTCCAACGTGCTCGGCACGCCGGCGCATGCCAAGGCCGGCATCGCGTTTTCGCAGCGCCGGCTGCTGCGCTTCGCCATCGTGCTGCTCGGCTTCCAGTTGACGCTCGGCCAGGTGGCGGCGATCGGCGTTGGCGGCGTCGGCATCATTGCCGCCACGCTTGGCGCCACCTTCGTCTTCACCGTCACGCTCGGCCGGCTGATCGGCGTCGACCGCAAGCTCGCGCAACTGATCGCCGCCGGCACCTCGATCTGCGGCGCCTCGGCGATCGTCGCCACCAACATCGTCACCGATGCGCGCGACGAGGACGTCACCTACGCGGTTGCCGCCATCACGCTGTTCGGCACCATCGCCATGCTCGGCTACCCGCTGCTGGCGCCGGTGCTCGGCCTCGACCAGCACGCTTTCGGCCTTTGGGCCGGTGCGTCGATCCACGAGGTGGCGCAGGTGATCGGCGCCGGCTTCCAGGATGGTGCGCAAGCGGGCGAGACGGCGACCGTCGCCAAGCTGACCCGTGTCGCCATGCTGGCGCCGATGGTGATCGCGCTCGGCCTGATGGCGCGCCGCGGCAACGCCGACAGCTCAGCGGCAAAGCCGCCGATGCCGTGGTTCGTCGTGGCCTTCGTCGCGGTGGTGGCGCTGAACAGCCTGGTCACCATGCCGGCCGCAGTGCATTCGGCGATCGCCCTCGCCACCCAGATCATGCTAACCATGGGGCTCGCCGCCATGGGCCTTCAGGCCGACATCTCGCAGATCCGCTCGCGCGGCCTGCGCCCGCTGGCGCTGGCTTTCTCGGCCTTTGTGTTCATCGCAGCGTTTAGTTTGACGCTGGTGAAGTTCGCCTAA